The following proteins are co-located in the uncultured Draconibacterium sp. genome:
- a CDS encoding discoidin domain-containing protein — protein sequence MLIEVPQTREHKVRIGHLMVFVLISFLPFLVSATDIENNKKYFIDANSSYYVNLETWVDAPNGGDTIYISSERTKPLRFQFITGEQNNPVVIINTGGQVDISSETTWGAMVFENCRYIKVTGEGDEHYKYGFKLAAESCGLAFVELSSDCEAAFVKISHDGFFGIMAKKDYGGYPPSPIPVFSNLHIHDCFVENVVEGMYLGETKSPGMEFKHVRIYNNIVRNTGRESMQIANMVEDVEIYNNTLLDAGRTNEDQQNNLLQIGDNSVAKVYNNIMMGAPGCGLISFGMGDNIYTNNYLSTCKGIFLDERKFTNEEAPIEIRENYFTNNIDRGWVIRNMNQYNPLLIADNLWDADFDFYLNDSGNDENYTLSNNTHTEIAPILFTNVAENDYSLSLGNPAAYSNLGAPGGPEFFGVINDPTIDEPVSEQIVLNADMIVDEVVGGSLWPASYLVDEQTLTPEAGEHPISQSWKPYWNMNNGPYHIYVDLGAEYFLTTIALHDMHDTKNLEVSIGEPGNWQPLFTETCDKYKTWKEHEVSVATQFVRLSMTESVFAAVNELVLFGYKVEQPESVQIELNPEMVVDEVEGGSYWSADYLVDEQSLTPETEEHPTSQSWKPFWNMDKGPYHVYIDLGKEYTITEIALHDMHNTKNLDVSVGEPGNWEVLFTESCDKYITWKRHETNVKTRYVRLSMNESVFAAVNEIVLYGYSDGEEIIAEKSAAPNSVVNNETVTAIADVIEASLEDLFIRQNPVRNSLKLNIPDILSTNFTIEIFSLNGARLYSQNYTDSRTAQLSIDISESCIKNGVYLLRYLNETGTTKCLKFVKNDF from the coding sequence ATGTTGATTGAAGTGCCACAAACCAGAGAGCATAAAGTACGAATTGGCCATTTGATGGTTTTTGTACTAATCTCATTTCTTCCGTTTTTAGTCTCGGCTACCGATATTGAAAACAATAAAAAGTACTTTATTGACGCAAATTCCTCGTACTATGTAAACCTTGAAACATGGGTGGATGCGCCTAACGGAGGCGATACCATCTATATTTCATCGGAACGAACCAAACCTCTGAGGTTTCAGTTTATTACCGGCGAACAGAATAATCCGGTTGTAATTATTAACACAGGCGGACAGGTTGATATTAGCAGTGAAACTACCTGGGGTGCAATGGTTTTTGAAAATTGCCGCTACATAAAAGTAACAGGCGAAGGTGATGAGCATTATAAATATGGTTTTAAACTGGCAGCAGAAAGTTGTGGATTGGCTTTTGTAGAGTTAAGTTCCGATTGTGAGGCTGCTTTTGTAAAAATCAGTCACGATGGTTTTTTCGGAATAATGGCAAAAAAAGATTATGGAGGCTATCCACCTTCTCCAATCCCTGTTTTTTCAAATTTACATATTCACGATTGTTTTGTAGAGAACGTAGTTGAGGGAATGTATCTGGGTGAAACCAAAAGTCCCGGAATGGAATTTAAACATGTTCGTATTTACAACAACATTGTACGAAATACCGGAAGGGAATCGATGCAGATTGCAAATATGGTTGAAGATGTTGAAATTTACAATAACACACTTTTAGATGCAGGAAGGACAAACGAAGACCAGCAGAATAACTTGTTGCAAATTGGCGATAATTCAGTAGCCAAAGTGTACAACAACATTATGATGGGAGCACCCGGGTGTGGTTTGATTTCGTTTGGAATGGGCGACAACATTTACACCAACAATTACCTGAGTACCTGTAAAGGAATATTTCTGGATGAAAGAAAGTTTACCAACGAAGAAGCTCCTATCGAAATTAGAGAAAACTATTTTACCAATAACATCGACAGAGGTTGGGTGATCCGCAATATGAACCAGTACAATCCTTTGTTAATTGCTGATAATTTATGGGATGCCGATTTCGACTTTTACCTCAACGATTCGGGGAACGACGAGAATTATACCTTAAGCAATAATACGCATACCGAAATAGCTCCGATTCTATTTACAAACGTAGCTGAAAACGATTATTCATTGTCGTTGGGAAATCCGGCTGCATATTCGAATTTAGGAGCGCCAGGCGGGCCTGAGTTTTTTGGAGTTATTAACGACCCAACAATTGATGAGCCTGTTTCGGAACAAATTGTACTAAATGCCGATATGATTGTTGATGAAGTTGTTGGTGGCAGCCTTTGGCCTGCATCTTATTTGGTCGACGAGCAAACATTAACTCCCGAAGCCGGGGAACATCCAATAAGCCAATCGTGGAAACCCTATTGGAATATGAACAATGGCCCATATCATATTTACGTTGATTTAGGTGCTGAATATTTTTTAACAACCATTGCGCTGCACGATATGCACGATACCAAAAATCTGGAGGTATCGATAGGTGAGCCCGGCAATTGGCAACCCTTGTTCACCGAGACTTGCGACAAATACAAAACCTGGAAAGAACATGAAGTAAGCGTGGCAACGCAGTTTGTACGTTTGAGTATGACCGAAAGCGTTTTTGCTGCAGTAAACGAATTGGTTTTGTTTGGCTATAAAGTTGAACAGCCGGAATCGGTACAGATTGAATTGAATCCAGAAATGGTAGTGGATGAAGTGGAAGGTGGAAGTTATTGGTCGGCCGATTATTTAGTAGACGAGCAAAGTCTTACACCGGAAACTGAAGAACACCCCACAAGTCAATCGTGGAAGCCATTTTGGAATATGGACAAAGGGCCTTACCATGTTTATATTGATTTGGGTAAAGAATACACAATTACCGAAATTGCCTTACACGATATGCACAATACCAAAAATCTTGATGTTTCGGTGGGAGAACCCGGAAACTGGGAAGTATTGTTTACCGAAAGTTGCGATAAATACATAACCTGGAAACGGCATGAAACAAACGTAAAAACAAGGTACGTACGTTTAAGTATGAATGAAAGTGTTTTTGCTGCTGTAAACGAAATTGTATTGTACGGTTATTCAGATGGGGAAGAGATTATTGCCGAAAAAAGCGCAGCACCAAATTCTGTGGTAAATAACGAAACAGTTACGGCTATTGCAGATGTTATTGAAGCAAGTCTTGAGGATTTGTTTATTCGTCAAAATCCGGTTCGAAACAGCTTGAAATTAAACATTCCGGATATTCTGAGTACGAACTTCACAATTGAAATATTTAGTTTAAATGGTGCCCGTTTGTATTCACAGAATTACACCGATTCACGCACTGCACAATTAAGCATTGATATATCGGAAAGTTGCATTAAAAATGGTGTTTATTTACTGCGCTATTTAAACGAAACGGGCACAACTAAATGTTTGAAGTTTGTTAAGAATGACTTTTAA
- a CDS encoding hybrid sensor histidine kinase/response regulator yields the protein MSVTTQNSIPTVLIVDDNPNNLKIIALILRSFNYKIVIATNGEQAIEMVEKTLPDIILLDVMMPKIDGFETCRLIKAKDEYKDIPIIFITALNDTESLVKGFKAGGVDYITKPFNKDELISRVKTHLDLKYTRDSLQKTTAHLEELNALKDKMFSVIGHDLRSPLGSVRMTLDFLSKIEAPDDNPFSENIKIMLKTTDEVFGLLENLLGWAKSQSNKLNISKELLVLKDLTNSIYYLNKGSLDLKQIEFASEISDEDTLFADLNTMKIVFRNLVSNAIKFTPEKGTIKIVSKKAGDNIRIEVSDTGVGIPEENLSKLFNPNQHVTTYGTNRESGSGLGLVLCSDFVVKNNGKIWVESTVGKGSTFIVELPASDKQ from the coding sequence ATGAGTGTAACTACACAAAATAGTATTCCCACAGTTTTAATTGTTGACGACAATCCCAACAACCTTAAAATTATAGCGCTTATTCTTCGGTCGTTTAATTACAAAATTGTAATTGCAACCAATGGAGAGCAGGCCATAGAAATGGTTGAAAAAACCTTGCCCGATATTATTCTGCTGGACGTAATGATGCCTAAAATTGACGGCTTTGAAACGTGTAGATTAATTAAAGCGAAAGATGAGTATAAGGATATACCTATAATTTTTATTACTGCCTTAAATGATACCGAAAGTTTGGTAAAAGGATTTAAAGCAGGAGGTGTAGATTATATAACCAAACCTTTTAACAAAGACGAACTTATCAGTCGTGTTAAAACTCATCTTGATTTAAAATACACACGTGATTCCTTGCAAAAAACCACAGCTCATTTAGAAGAGTTAAATGCTTTAAAAGATAAAATGTTTTCGGTTATCGGGCACGATCTTAGATCACCGCTTGGTAGCGTACGAATGACACTGGATTTTTTATCGAAGATTGAAGCTCCGGACGATAATCCTTTTTCGGAAAACATTAAAATAATGCTAAAAACCACCGATGAAGTATTTGGATTATTGGAGAATCTGCTGGGTTGGGCAAAGTCGCAAAGCAACAAGTTAAACATAAGTAAAGAGCTGTTGGTTTTAAAAGACCTTACAAATAGTATTTACTATTTAAACAAAGGCAGCCTGGATTTAAAACAGATCGAATTCGCCTCCGAAATTAGTGATGAGGATACCCTATTTGCCGATTTAAACACAATGAAAATTGTATTTAGAAACCTGGTATCGAATGCAATAAAATTCACTCCTGAGAAAGGCACAATTAAAATTGTTTCGAAAAAAGCCGGAGATAACATTCGGATTGAAGTATCGGATACCGGAGTTGGAATTCCTGAAGAAAATCTTTCAAAACTTTTTAATCCCAATCAGCATGTAACCACTTATGGTACCAACCGTGAATCGGGCAGCGGATTAGGACTTGTGTTGTGTAGTGATTTTGTTGTAAAAAACAACGGTAAAATTTGGGTGGAAAGTACAGTTGGTAAAGGAAGTACTTTTATTGTTGAACTTCCGGCAAGCGACAAACAATAA
- a CDS encoding UDP-glucuronic acid decarboxylase family protein — protein MKRILVTGGAGFVGSHLCEKLLNEGNEVICLDNYFTGKKKKIIHLLENPYFELIRHDVTQPFFIEVDEIYNLACPASPVHYQYNPIKTIKTSVMGAINMLGLAKRIKAKILQASTSEVYGDPEIHPQTEGYWGSVNPIGIRSCYDEGKRCAESLFVNYHQQNEVLIKIIRIFNTYGPKMEPDDGRVVSNFIMQALQGHDITIFGDGQQTRSFQYVSDLVEGMVRMMQTEDSFTGPVNIGNPGEFTMLELASEIIDITGSKSKIIHMPLPQDDPTQRQPDITLAREKLNGWEPKIPLREGLTKTIEYFDKLIQEENL, from the coding sequence ATGAAAAGAATATTAGTTACTGGTGGAGCCGGCTTTGTTGGTTCTCACTTATGCGAGAAATTGCTTAACGAGGGAAACGAGGTAATTTGTTTAGATAATTATTTTACCGGGAAAAAGAAAAAGATCATCCACTTGCTGGAAAATCCCTATTTTGAATTGATAAGACACGATGTTACTCAACCTTTTTTTATCGAGGTTGATGAAATTTATAACCTGGCCTGCCCTGCTTCGCCGGTACATTATCAGTACAATCCCATTAAAACGATTAAAACTTCGGTTATGGGAGCCATTAACATGCTTGGTTTAGCCAAACGTATTAAAGCAAAAATATTACAGGCATCAACCAGCGAAGTGTATGGCGACCCTGAAATTCACCCGCAAACTGAGGGTTACTGGGGAAGCGTAAATCCAATTGGAATCCGCTCGTGTTACGACGAAGGGAAACGTTGTGCCGAATCGTTATTTGTAAACTACCATCAACAAAACGAAGTACTAATTAAAATCATTCGCATTTTTAATACTTACGGTCCGAAAATGGAGCCCGATGATGGCAGAGTTGTATCAAACTTTATTATGCAGGCACTTCAAGGTCACGACATTACTATTTTTGGTGATGGCCAGCAAACCCGAAGTTTTCAGTATGTAAGCGATTTGGTGGAAGGAATGGTGAGAATGATGCAAACGGAAGACTCATTTACAGGTCCGGTTAATATTGGAAATCCGGGCGAATTTACCATGCTCGAACTGGCCAGTGAAATCATTGACATAACCGGTTCAAAATCTAAAATTATTCACATGCCGCTACCTCAGGATGATCCTACGCAAAGACAACCTGATATTACACTGGCCCGTGAAAAATTAAACGGTTGGGAGCCCAAAATACCACTCCGCGAAGGTTTAACAAAAACCATTGAATATTTTGACAAGCTGATTCAGGAAGAAAATTTGTAA
- a CDS encoding UDP-glucose/GDP-mannose dehydrogenase family protein — MKISVVGTGYVGLVSGTCFAETGVNVTCVDIDEKKIKNLNNGIIPIYEPGLEDIYKKNAEKGRLLFTTSLKDSLEDSDAIFIAVGTPPDEDGSADLKYVLGVAREIGKHIDHYMVIVTKSTVPVGTAVKVKAAIQGELDKRGADISFDVASNPEFLKEGSAVEDFLKPDRIVIGTESKKAQKVMQRLYKPFLLNGHPILFMDITSSEMTKYAANSMLATKISFINDIANLCEIVGADVDSVRKGIGSDARIGHKFIYPGTGYGGSCFPKDVQALIRTADEHNYSLDILKAVESVNYRQKSVLFNKINTHFQGNLKGKRFAMWGLAFKPKTDDMREAPSLVIIEKLLDAGASVVAYDPVAMEESERILGDKITYAKDEYEATIDADAMIVVTEWSEFRQPNFRVLDKLMKNKLIFDGRNIYDPEELAEKSYTYYAIGRKTVQS; from the coding sequence ATGAAAATATCAGTGGTTGGAACAGGCTATGTTGGATTAGTTTCAGGAACATGTTTTGCCGAAACCGGAGTTAATGTTACTTGCGTTGACATTGATGAGAAAAAAATTAAAAATCTGAACAATGGTATAATTCCCATTTATGAACCAGGTTTAGAAGACATTTATAAAAAGAATGCAGAAAAAGGCAGATTGCTTTTTACAACAAGTCTGAAAGATAGTCTGGAAGATTCCGACGCGATATTTATCGCAGTGGGCACACCACCCGACGAAGATGGTAGTGCCGATTTAAAATATGTTTTGGGTGTTGCGCGCGAAATCGGAAAACACATCGACCATTATATGGTAATTGTTACCAAAAGTACTGTTCCGGTTGGAACTGCAGTAAAAGTAAAAGCCGCTATTCAAGGCGAGCTGGATAAACGGGGTGCAGATATTTCTTTTGATGTTGCCTCAAATCCCGAATTTTTAAAAGAAGGTAGTGCGGTTGAAGATTTCCTGAAACCGGACCGAATTGTTATTGGAACCGAATCGAAAAAAGCACAGAAAGTAATGCAAAGATTGTACAAACCTTTCTTGCTTAACGGTCATCCAATATTGTTTATGGATATTACCTCTTCGGAGATGACCAAATATGCAGCCAATTCGATGCTTGCAACAAAAATTAGTTTTATAAACGACATTGCAAACCTTTGCGAAATAGTTGGTGCCGATGTTGATTCGGTGCGAAAAGGAATTGGCTCCGATGCCAGAATCGGTCATAAATTTATTTATCCCGGAACCGGATACGGAGGTTCGTGTTTTCCTAAAGATGTGCAGGCGCTTATTCGTACTGCCGACGAACACAACTACTCACTAGATATTTTAAAAGCGGTTGAATCGGTTAACTACCGTCAAAAATCAGTATTGTTTAATAAAATAAACACTCATTTCCAGGGGAATTTAAAAGGCAAACGATTTGCCATGTGGGGATTGGCATTTAAACCAAAAACCGACGACATGCGTGAAGCTCCGTCACTTGTTATTATTGAAAAACTATTGGATGCCGGAGCATCGGTTGTAGCTTACGACCCTGTTGCAATGGAAGAAAGCGAACGAATTTTGGGAGACAAAATTACGTATGCCAAAGACGAATACGAAGCTACAATTGATGCAGATGCAATGATTGTTGTTACTGAATGGTCAGAATTCAGACAGCCTAATTTTAGGGTATTGGATAAGTTGATGAAAAACAAACTTATTTTCGACGGACGAAACATTTACGATCCGGAAGAACTGGCTGAGAAATCGTATACATACTACGCAATTGGACGTAAAACAGTACAAAGCTAA
- a CDS encoding heme NO-binding domain-containing protein — MKGLVFREFLSMVEKEYGYETVDSIIELSQIHSKGAYTRVGTYPHHEMFALVEQLSKMVDVPEKRLLYLFGRFAFNSFRKGYPAFFEGKKSSFEIFTDVEGIIHVEVLKLYPEAELPTFETNLVNNNEMTMVYRSSRKMGDFAEGLIAECIQHFNEKANVEKKDLEQNGSVVLFTIRMMHE, encoded by the coding sequence ATGAAAGGATTGGTTTTTCGTGAATTCTTAAGCATGGTTGAAAAAGAGTATGGCTATGAAACTGTTGATTCAATAATCGAATTGTCGCAGATACACAGCAAAGGTGCTTATACGCGTGTTGGAACCTATCCTCACCACGAAATGTTCGCCTTGGTGGAACAATTAAGCAAAATGGTGGATGTGCCAGAAAAACGTTTGTTGTATCTATTTGGCCGCTTTGCTTTTAACTCATTTCGAAAAGGGTATCCTGCTTTTTTTGAAGGGAAAAAAAGTTCGTTCGAAATATTTACCGATGTTGAGGGAATCATTCATGTTGAAGTGTTAAAACTCTACCCAGAAGCGGAACTTCCCACATTTGAAACAAATCTGGTAAATAATAATGAAATGACAATGGTGTATCGTTCTAGCAGAAAGATGGGAGATTTTGCAGAAGGACTCATTGCGGAATGTATTCAGCATTTTAACGAAAAGGCCAATGTTGAAAAGAAGGATTTGGAACAAAATGGTTCAGTAGTTTTATTTACAATTAGAATGATGCATGAGTAA